The following DNA comes from Frankia casuarinae.
TGGTGGTCGGGCTCAACCACCAGACCGCGCCCACGTCGTTGCTCGAACGCACCTCGGTCTCGGCCGAGGACATCCCGAAGGTCCTGCACGATCTGGCCGAGGGCACCCACGTCAGCGAGGCTGTGGTGCTCTCGACGTGCAACCGCATCGAGATCTATGCCGAGGTTGAGACCTTCCACGGCGGGGTCGCCGACATCTCCGACCAGCTCAGCCGGATCTGTGGGATCGACCTCGGTGATCTTGCCGGCCACCTGTACGTCCACCACGAGGCGCGGGCCATCGGGCACCTGTTCTCGGTGGTGTGCGGCTTGGACTCCATGCTTGTCGGGGAGAGCCAGATCCTCGGTCAGGTACGCACGGCCTTCCGGGCCGGTCAGGCCGCCGGGGTGGCGGGCAGCGCGCTGTCCGGCCTGTTCCAGGCCGCGCTGCGGGTCGGCAAGCGGGCCCACTCCGAGACGTCCATCGATGCCGCCGGCGCCTCCATTGTCTCGGTGGGTGTCCGGCTGGCCGCTTCCGGCCTGGGCCTCCACAGCGAGGTTCCGGCCGTGCCGGTGGCGCCGCCGGGCGGGCGGGCGCTGGACGGGGGAGGAGTCGCGGCCGAGGGGCCGCGACACGCCGTGACGCCCGAACCCCCGCCGTTGGCCGGGACCCGGGTGCTGCTCATCGGTGCCGGCGCGGTGGGATCGCTGGCCGCGCAGACCGTCCGGCGAGCTGGCGCCGGGGAGGTTGTGATCGCGAACAGGACCGCCGCCCGGGCGGCCCGCGTCGCCGAGGCCCACG
Coding sequences within:
- a CDS encoding glutamyl-tRNA reductase, whose translation is MSLLVVGLNHQTAPTSLLERTSVSAEDIPKVLHDLAEGTHVSEAVVLSTCNRIEIYAEVETFHGGVADISDQLSRICGIDLGDLAGHLYVHHEARAIGHLFSVVCGLDSMLVGESQILGQVRTAFRAGQAAGVAGSALSGLFQAALRVGKRAHSETSIDAAGASIVSVGVRLAASGLGLHSEVPAVPVAPPGGRALDGGGVAAEGPRHAVTPEPPPLAGTRVLLIGAGAVGSLAAQTVRRAGAGEVVIANRTAARAARVAEAHEARVVGLTDLAHEITMADLVISSTGASGLVVEHELVAAALPGRAGRPLVFLDLALPHDIDPGVRELPGVSLIDLDALRIALDGAQVTHDVEAVRALVAAEVASFLDRRRAGRVAPTVVALRAHAAAVVRSELARLHTRLPDLDDREWSLVEGSVRRVVDKLLHAPTVRVQELAGAPGGDAYAEALRELFDLPREVPAVVSAPDLDLLERS